The nucleotide sequence CTGTCATATGTACGTGATCTTAAAGCTCCATAGAAGTCCAATGCTGTCAATTACCATATCGTTTGAAAAAAAACAATGTCAAAGTGAGTTATCAGAAATGGAGTTGTCAACAGAAATGTCAAAACGTTTTAGGACCTACATGAGATGCAGATAAATTTCACCTTGATTAGGAAATGTGTTCACAATCTTTATTACTTCATCCTTAGGTATGCCATCTTTTTCGTACATTCTATGAACGATATTCACAATATCTTCATGGTTAGGTTGCCTGTTCCACATTCACATAGAACATCTTAGGGAGCATTACATGGTTAAAATATGTAGCTTTAACAATCATGTCAAACATCAAAATATCTACCAGGAAAACCAATATAAAACTTAATACTAACCCTCAAAAATCAGAACTTTAATGAAATTCATGAATGATAAGTACAATAACCCTAGAATACGAAGGATGAAAACTTACCAATAAAACTTATCCATCCTGCCATCACGTATCAGTGGAGCATAAATAGTTGAAAAATCATTCCCTGTCACAATGATTGGAATTCTGTTGGTGACGTCCGATTCTCGCCAATCTTGGCCAATACTTACTCTTGTAGGATTGTCTGATAGATTCATAAGTGTCCCAACAACGATTTGATTATTGACTGTCATTTGAGTATTCCCTGTATGAAAACAAGAAAATTATGTTCACTAGCTAACAATTCTGCCAAACAACTGCAACACTATGGAAACCAACAAAGTGTAATGAACAAAAATGAAAGAATATTATATTACCAAATCTACCAAGGCCAGCATCAATATCGTTGATCATCAAGCAGCTCATTTTTCCCTGTATCAGGCACAAACACAATAGTAGATTGCATTAGCAGATTAAAGAATTGCAACAACTTTTTTCTTACTTCATAGTGCAGCTAGAGCTGAGGTAAAACTGGAATAAACAATTTAAGACTATTTTAGCCAAATTAGCAAAACATTGGACTGGACATATCAGACTTCAGTGAGTCATGTTCAGCTtcctttctttgttatttacattcaATTGATTGTGCATAACATCAGCATATGTTAAACATGAAGGCTTAATGCAACAATTCCACATTACCTCGGAAGATACAATCATAGCGTTCAACTTcttttgaaagaaaatagaacatTATCTTTCCAATGCCAAATGTTCCATAATCGATCACATAAAGTATAAAGtataatttataaagaaaaatttatcataaaaaaccAAGACATACTGAAAACTTTAAAACTCCTAACTTGATTCTGGACCACTTGAGATGCTGTTCTATAGCGTTCACGAATCAGCTTTCCTGGCTCTCCTGTTAAGAAAAGTAGGATGGTGAATTCAAGGAAACTGTACATGTATATGTATTCATAATTATACATATTCTACGAAAggtaagaaataatgaaaaataaatattatctAGAATTTTCAGGTAGTTCTTCAAATATGTAGTGTTTGGAATAAGAAATTATTAATGAATGAAAAACTGTGTAAAAGAAACAACTTACCAGCTCTCTCTGATTCTAGTTCCCCAGCAGACATAATTACAGGTTCAATTCCCATGGCCTGAAATATAAGTTCTGTTTGGAATGATTTCCCTTGCCCTTTTCCTCCCCAGATACCTGAAAGAATGTGAAAAAAAATGCAGGTGAATTTAAAATaggatgaggaaataactctctTGTATACATATGTTTTACCTTTTCACCCTGATTCAGTTTGAGTTGAGTAGTGTGAACTAATACTAGACTAAATAATCAAGCTAGGGAATATCAATATCGCATTCCCAAGAAAAGGAAGTTTTTCTTTTTTAAGGAAAAGATAATAATCTTTGTTCCAAATTATCTGCCAGTTTAAAATTTGGTACCTTCACTAGCAGCACAAACTGACTACAAATCCCGAAAAAGAAACTGTGTAGCCaatattattttactttatttcgcATTTTACATAAATTAACAGGAAGATTGATTTGTATTTTTTAGTTTGTTATATACCTAAAATCAAAGGAACTTTAGTATTGAGGAGATGAGCAAGGTAGTTCTTCACAATGTGACATACTGCACACATAGGAAAAACAAATGTTACAATAATGTCCATCTTTGGGTACAATTATCACTTCAAAATTAGAAAAATTTAATAGTGGAGGAGCAATCATCATAAAGTCATAAACACTTGAGTTATTGCAAGCAACTAAGTGTAAATTTCCTTTAAACAAAATATACACTTATCTCACGGATTCCAGTATGGAGAAGAGCATATTCATATAAATCATAATAGTAATAGTACTATTGAGTATTGACTATTTTCAAGTCTGAATCACTtgtagaaaagagaaaaataaatgaagGTGTACCAATCTGTCTTATATTGCTTCAAAATGAATGAGTAATTAGAGTTTGTTGATGAAGACCCAGTTTCAGAGAACTTACCAACTTTGTCCTGTCAAAAGAAAGTCAAGAGAACCTGAAAAAATTAAATACCATCCAATATATAAAAAAGGAAACCAATCAACGATGAAGTGAAAGGATGACAATTTGGCTCGTCTAAGGTTAGTATTTATACTAAAAGATACCGTAGCTGATTTAATATGTATATATCATTTTTTATCCATTATTTTATCTACTACTAAGGGGGCATGGTATGTACTCATGAGAATATGAACAAGAGAAATCTTAAAGGCTTCGTTGGTTGGTTTTTCCATTTTCAATGTTTTAATTTTGCGAACACTAAGTGAAAACATAAATGAAATATTGAAAATGAAAAGGCCAATGCAAATCATATTCGATGTTTctatcttttctttcattttttttccctCATagcagaaaataataaaaatgaaacGAAAAAAAGAAAGTCAAATTCGAATTCCAAATTTCCAAAACAACCATGCTCCGTGATCATAAAATATCAAACATCGAATCAGTCATTCGTACAAACTTCATGTTAAAATACagaatatacattgaaaatgagttaaaaatatttataaacaaATACATTTGGTGAAGTACATGATCTCTAAAGCAAGGTTCTAAAAATAGAACTTGACATTGAATTCAGAGATCTAGAGTGAATCTTCGTTTTAGAGGATCTTTACTGAAAATGGAAAATGGCGGTTAGTTGGTTAGTTACCATGAAGAGAGGAGCAATGTAATAATCGCCCTGAAGGTACTGAAAGGACCTGGTGACCTTTTGGCGATAATCAAAGACAATGTCAGAGTCCTTGCCGAGAAAATCGCCGACGAAGAGGGAGTCGATGACGCCGGCACGTTGGCCGACGGCGATGTTCATGTTATCGGCCTCTTTGCCGAGCCTGTAAAGATAGTCTCTGCCTTGTGCGTCTTTTGCTTCCCACGAAGACTGCTCAGACAgcctcttcttcttgttgttgttctccTCCTTCTCACTGCCATCACTGCAGCACCGCACACACAGTTTTGCTCCCACTCTCAAGAAAGGTAACCGCTTCTTCTCGATGCGCATGCTTGTATGGGCCGCACACCATCCTGATGGAATAGCAGCCATTGCACATGCACATAATTGGAGACTCATTCATTTCATTCTGCACAAAAAGTTTTTCAATGCCACGTGGCATCCCTCCTCGATCTTATCCCTATCCACTGGTTACTATTTGCCTGCCCCTCCACTGAGATTGGTAAAGTTTCTGAAGAAGAGAGTTGTGCTTCTTAAAAGCTCAAACTCTTTTCTCTATgtttagtaaataaaaaaaattgtgtgtttatatttgtaatttttaaaagattagaatacttttaaaaatatagaattttttaaaattatattttttaaaattttaattattaattattaatattttattattaaattaatttaaactatttaataaattattaaaagttAATAGTTAATTTGTACGAAGGTTCCTATACGCGCATTCAAAAATCTCATCAAATCGTTCAACTAAAGTATTCTTAAACTATCAAACCATTTTAAAAATGAAgaattttaattgaatatttttaattaaaaattttttaatagaaaattCTTAACATTATAAATATAAaccatttagtttaatttttattgaaACTTATTTATATTTGTTGTTGTTAATATAAATCCCCACAGGTACCTAGCCTAGCATAGGCGTCTAGGCGTCATTTATAGGCGTAGGCTAGGCTTTTAACGCCTATGCTAGGCTAGGCGTTTAACTAGCCTAGGTTAGGCGTAGAAAACGCCTAGCCTAGCGCCTATAGACGAGATGTAGGCGCTTAGGCGTCTAGGCgtgatattattaattatttatttatttatatatacaaACTATAATATAAATGAACAAATATACAAAATCAATCATTAATAATAAGTatataacatactaaaataaaaacaataaatctCTCTCAAACTAATTTTCATAAAATCCTTATTTATTCaaattttcatgctttctttataaaaatagcttaaaaaaatgtatttttataCTAATTTTTCTCTTCCAAATTAATACGCCTATATAGGCTAGGCTAGACGTTTACACGCCTAGCCTAGGCTGTGATTTTTCACGCCTATAGTATAGGCTAGGCTAGGCTACTTTTAACACGCCTAGCCTAGCTTAAAAGCCGGTATAGGCTAGGCTAGGCTAGGCGCCTGTGGGGATTAATATAAAccattttatcaaaattttaaatcttcataatattatttatatttacactcataatttaaatttttaattaattgtaTACTTTAATATAAATCTGAAAANNNNNNNNNNNNNNNNNNNNNNNNNNNNNNNNNNNNNNNNNNNNNNNNNNNNNNNNNNNNNNNNNNNNNNNNNNNNNNNNNNNNNNNNNNNNNNNNNNNNNNNNNNNNNNNNNNNNNNNNNNNNNNNNNNNNNNNNNNNNNNNNNNNNNNNNNNNNNNNNNNNNNNNNNNNNNNNNNNNNNNNNNNNNNNNNNNNNNNNNNNNNNNNNNNNNNNNNNNNNNNNNNNNNNNNNNNNNNNNNNNNNNNNNNNNNNNNNNNNNNNNNNNNNNNNNNNNNNNNNNNNNNNNNNNNNNNNNNNNNNNNNNNNNNNNNNNNNNNNNNNNNNNNNNNNNNNNNNNNNNNNNNNNNNNNNNNNNNNNNNNNNNNNNNNNNNNNNNNNNNNNNNNNNNNNNNNNNNNNNNNNNNNNNNNNNNNNNNNNNNNNNNNNNNNNNNNNNNNNNNNNNNNNNNNNNNNNNNNNNNNNNNNNNNNNNNNNNNNNNNNNNNNNNNNNNNNNNNNNNNNNNNNNNNNNNN is from Arachis ipaensis cultivar K30076 chromosome B01, Araip1.1, whole genome shotgun sequence and encodes:
- the LOC107620508 gene encoding ribulose bisphosphate carboxylase/oxygenase activase, chloroplastic isoform X1, giving the protein MSLQLCACAMAAIPSGWCAAHTSMRIEKKRLPFLRVGAKLCVRCCSDGSEKEENNNKKKRLSEQSSWEAKDAQGRDYLYRLGKEADNMNIAVGQRAGVIDSLFVGDFLGKDSDIVFDYRQKVTRSFQYLQGDYYIAPLFMDKVVCHIVKNYLAHLLNTKVPLILGIWGGKGQGKSFQTELIFQAMGIEPVIMSAGELESERAGEPGKLIRERYRTASQVVQNQGKMSCLMINDIDAGLGRFGNTQMTVNNQIVVGTLMNLSDNPTRVSIGQDWRESDVTNRIPIIVTGNDFSTIYAPLIRDGRMDKFYWQPNHEDIVNIVHRMYEKDGIPKDEVIKIVNTFPNQALDFYGALRSRTYDRSILKWIEDIGGIENFGKKFLKRKKDQSLPVFIPPEQTMEALVDSGYSLIKEQQLIMETKLSKEYMKNIQE
- the LOC107620508 gene encoding ribulose bisphosphate carboxylase/oxygenase activase, chloroplastic isoform X2 — its product is MSLQLCACAMAAIPSGWCAAHTSMRIEKKRLPFLRVGAKLCVRCCSDGSEKEENNNKKKRLSEQSSWEAKDAQGRDYLYRLGKEADNMNIAVGQRAGVIDSLFVGDFLGKDSDIVFDYRQKVTRSFQYLQGDYYIAPLFMDKVVCHIVKNYLAHLLNTKVPLILGIWGGKGQGKSFQTELIFQAMGIEPVIMSAGELESERAGEPGKLIRERYRTASQVVQNQGKMSCLMINDIDAGLGRFGNTQMTVNNQIVVGTLMNLSDNPTRVSIGQDWRESDVTNRIPIIVTGNDFSTIYAPLIRDGRMDKFYWQPNHEDIVNIVHRMYEKDGIPKDEVIKIVNTFPNQALDFYGALRSRTYDRSILKWIEDIGGIENFGKKFLKRKKDQSLPVFIPPEVFGIWME